The proteins below are encoded in one region of Halalkalicoccus jeotgali B3:
- a CDS encoding ABC transporter permease: protein MDASTTSTAGDDAAESDAPEPTDCGRVRRARDALERRTIALLAVGTTLVLALLFYYPVTTVFVESLLVEGRLTLSAFGALLRDPFYFGDLARLFAGDSPFVVGRALLSGERRLGIVGFTAFQAALSTLASLALGLPAAYVLARYEFRGRRTLRSLTILPFVLPSIMVAIGFVATFGRNGTLNAVLGTIGLGPVDLLFTLEAVVIAHAFYNAPLVARVTTAAWESVDARTVETARSLGASPIRAFRDVIAPQLYPAVVMGAALTFVFTFGTFPIILALGGFELATVEVFVYQLVGDLNYTEAAALAIVELAISLGVLYAYLRYEARHTVRSQGVRPLARAPLVPSERSVRALLARFGIGAYALVALVVFVAPIASMLYTSVAGPDGLTLDHYRFLLDRQATGAAFQVRPWDAIRNSLVFALGALALSVPMGVVISVLTTRRYRGRKLVDTVAMAPLAVSGVIVGIGLLRGPVFGVEIAGWRLSVGGALAIVAAHAVSCYPFVVRTVSPGFESLDGRFVESARALGASRVRALLDIELPLVRPGVIAGAAFATAISIGEFSSTVVLATGTDQYTMPVAIEQFIGRRLGPATAMGVVLLLVSSASFVIIDRLGGETDGL from the coding sequence ATGGACGCAAGCACCACGTCGACCGCGGGCGACGACGCCGCCGAAAGCGACGCGCCCGAACCCACCGACTGCGGGCGCGTACGCCGTGCTCGCGACGCCCTCGAGCGACGAACCATCGCACTCCTCGCGGTCGGGACGACGCTGGTGCTCGCCCTCCTGTTCTATTACCCGGTCACGACCGTCTTCGTCGAGTCGCTCCTCGTCGAGGGGCGGCTCACGCTTTCGGCGTTCGGGGCCCTGCTCCGTGATCCGTTCTACTTCGGCGATCTCGCCCGCCTGTTCGCGGGCGATTCACCGTTCGTGGTCGGTCGGGCGCTCCTCTCGGGCGAGCGGCGACTCGGGATCGTCGGTTTTACGGCCTTTCAGGCGGCCCTCTCGACGCTTGCGAGCCTCGCGCTCGGCCTCCCCGCGGCGTACGTCCTCGCGCGCTACGAGTTCCGTGGGCGGCGAACGCTTCGGTCGCTGACGATCCTGCCGTTCGTGCTCCCCTCGATCATGGTCGCGATCGGCTTCGTCGCCACGTTCGGCCGGAACGGCACGCTCAACGCCGTCCTCGGGACGATCGGGCTCGGGCCCGTCGATCTGTTGTTCACCCTGGAGGCGGTCGTGATCGCCCACGCCTTCTATAACGCGCCACTCGTCGCCCGGGTGACCACCGCCGCCTGGGAGTCGGTCGACGCCCGGACCGTCGAGACCGCACGCAGCCTCGGGGCGAGCCCGATTCGGGCCTTCCGGGACGTGATCGCCCCGCAGCTCTATCCTGCGGTGGTGATGGGGGCCGCGCTGACGTTCGTCTTTACCTTCGGGACCTTCCCGATCATCTTGGCGCTCGGCGGGTTCGAACTCGCGACCGTCGAGGTGTTCGTCTACCAGCTCGTCGGGGACCTGAACTACACCGAGGCCGCGGCGCTGGCGATCGTCGAACTCGCGATCTCGCTCGGCGTCCTCTACGCGTATCTGCGCTACGAGGCCCGCCACACCGTCCGTTCGCAGGGGGTTCGCCCGCTCGCCCGAGCGCCCCTCGTCCCGAGCGAGCGTTCGGTACGGGCGCTCCTCGCACGCTTCGGGATCGGCGCTTACGCACTGGTCGCGCTGGTCGTGTTCGTCGCCCCGATCGCGAGCATGCTCTATACTAGCGTCGCCGGTCCGGACGGGCTGACCCTCGACCATTATCGGTTTCTCCTCGACCGACAGGCGACCGGGGCGGCGTTTCAGGTCCGGCCGTGGGACGCGATCCGCAACTCGCTGGTGTTCGCCCTCGGCGCGCTCGCGCTTTCGGTCCCGATGGGCGTGGTGATCTCGGTGCTGACGACCCGGCGATATCGCGGCCGGAAGCTGGTCGATACCGTCGCGATGGCGCCGCTTGCGGTCTCGGGGGTGATCGTCGGGATCGGGCTACTCCGGGGACCGGTCTTCGGCGTCGAGATCGCCGGGTGGCGACTCTCCGTCGGCGGGGCGCTCGCGATCGTCGCCGCCCACGCCGTCTCCTGCTATCCCTTCGTCGTCCGCACCGTCTCCCCGGGGTTCGAGTCGCTGGACGGGCGGTTCGTCGAGTCCGCCCGGGCGCTCGGTGCCTCCCGGGTGCGCGCCCTGCTCGACATCGAACTCCCGCTTGTCCGACCGGGAGTGATCGCGGGCGCGGCGTTCGCGACGGCGATCTCGATCGGGGAGTTCTCCTCGACGGTCGTGCTCGCGACGGGGACCGATCAGTACACGATGCCGGTCGCGATCGAGCAGTTCATCGGCCGGCGGCTCGGACCTGCGACCGCGATGGGCGTCGTCCTGCTTTTGGTCTCGAGTGCCAGTTTCGTGATCATCGACCGTCTCGGGGGTGAGACCGATGGCCTCTGA
- a CDS encoding ABC transporter ATP-binding protein, translating to MASEPTNPVALSLSDVTVRYGETTAVEGLSLGVREGEFFTLVGPSGCGKTTPLRLIAGFESPTAGSVAIGGTRVAEVPPEERNVGVVFQNYALFPHMSVAQNVGYGLRFADPPGGVSREKRVADLLDLVDLADAGERSPEELSGGQQQRVAIARALAPGPDVLLLDEPMSALDARLRERLRGQVRSIQRELDITTVYVTHDQEEALAISDRVAVMRAGRVEQIDPPRTVYDAPRTRFVAEFVGDNNVLTGTVVEPSADRSPEPLPVRVGEETLAIAADAIECDRGDRVTFCVRPEDLLPGAETNRLEATVESAEFLGSSTRTRLRWQGRELIARSEARPGDRLRIGFSPEDAHVVSLDADG from the coding sequence ATGGCCTCTGAGCCGACCAACCCGGTCGCGCTCTCGCTTTCGGACGTGACGGTCCGCTACGGGGAGACGACCGCCGTCGAGGGGCTCTCGCTCGGGGTTCGGGAGGGGGAGTTTTTCACCCTCGTCGGCCCCTCGGGCTGCGGGAAGACGACGCCCCTCCGGCTGATCGCCGGCTTCGAGTCGCCGACGGCGGGGTCGGTCGCCATCGGCGGAACACGCGTCGCGGAGGTCCCCCCGGAGGAGCGAAACGTCGGCGTCGTCTTCCAGAACTACGCGCTGTTTCCCCACATGAGCGTCGCCCAAAACGTCGGCTACGGGCTCCGCTTTGCGGACCCGCCCGGCGGCGTCTCCCGCGAAAAGCGCGTCGCCGACCTCTTAGACCTCGTCGATCTCGCGGACGCCGGCGAGCGCTCGCCCGAGGAGCTCTCGGGTGGCCAACAACAGCGCGTCGCCATCGCGCGGGCGCTCGCGCCCGGCCCCGACGTCCTCCTGCTCGATGAGCCCATGAGCGCGCTCGACGCCCGGCTGCGCGAACGGCTGCGCGGGCAGGTCCGGTCGATCCAGCGCGAACTCGACATCACGACGGTGTACGTCACCCACGACCAGGAGGAGGCGCTTGCGATCTCGGACCGCGTCGCCGTCATGCGTGCGGGCCGGGTCGAGCAGATCGACCCCCCGCGAACGGTCTACGACGCCCCCCGAACGCGGTTCGTCGCCGAGTTCGTCGGCGATAACAACGTCCTCACCGGGACGGTCGTCGAGCCGTCCGCGGACCGTTCCCCGGAGCCCCTTCCCGTCCGAGTCGGCGAGGAGACGCTCGCGATCGCGGCCGACGCCATCGAGTGTGACCGCGGCGATCGCGTGACCTTCTGCGTGCGCCCCGAGGACCTCCTCCCGGGGGCCGAAACCAACCGGCTCGAAGCGACGGTCGAGAGCGCGGAGTTCCTCGGTTCGAGCACTCGAACCCGTCTGCGCTGGCAAGGCCGGGAGCTGATCGCCCGAAGCGAGGCCCGACCGGGCGATCGGCTTCGCATTGGGTTCTCCCCCGAGGACGCCCACGTGGTCTCTCTCGACGCCGACGGGTGA
- the gfo6 gene encoding D-xylose 1-dehydrogenase Gfo6, with protein MLDWIDSYEDREWQTTTEGTVRYALIGLGWWTIDVALPAIESSDLGEVTTFVSSSTEKAERLAEDNGVVHGISYEEFHDGAKHETYDAVYVGTPNAYHLEYVETAAGLDKAILCEKPMESTVERAERMVETCEDADVPLMIAYRMHTEPAVQRAKELISEGFLGEPVSVHGHNSQRLLEMIPDHDQWRLDPDLSGYGTSVMDLGIYSINTARYLLDRDPVAVRSEMSSHHEAFGDVPDERSSALLVLEDDVKMVTTASQRAYTDTELKITGTEGQIELQPAFHGEVTLRLSRNDLQVQVDHETFDAEEEMREEFDYFADRVLTGEDIRPDGRHGLEDMRIIRAIHEAAEGGDVVEL; from the coding sequence ATGCTCGACTGGATCGACTCCTACGAGGACCGCGAGTGGCAGACGACGACCGAGGGGACGGTGAGATACGCCCTGATCGGGCTCGGCTGGTGGACGATCGACGTCGCCCTGCCGGCAATCGAGTCCTCCGACCTCGGGGAGGTGACAACGTTCGTGAGCAGTTCGACCGAGAAGGCAGAGCGACTCGCCGAGGACAACGGCGTGGTCCACGGCATCAGCTACGAGGAGTTCCACGACGGCGCGAAACATGAGACGTACGACGCCGTCTACGTCGGGACGCCCAATGCCTATCATCTGGAGTACGTCGAGACGGCCGCCGGGCTGGACAAGGCGATCCTCTGTGAGAAACCCATGGAAAGCACCGTCGAGCGCGCCGAGCGGATGGTCGAGACGTGTGAGGACGCCGACGTCCCCCTGATGATCGCCTACCGGATGCACACCGAGCCCGCCGTCCAGCGCGCGAAGGAACTGATCTCTGAGGGCTTTCTCGGCGAGCCGGTGTCGGTCCACGGCCACAACAGCCAGCGACTACTGGAGATGATCCCCGATCACGATCAGTGGCGTCTCGACCCTGACCTGTCGGGGTACGGTACCTCGGTGATGGATCTGGGCATCTACTCGATCAACACCGCCCGCTACCTGCTCGATCGGGATCCCGTCGCCGTCCGCTCGGAGATGAGTTCCCACCACGAGGCTTTCGGGGACGTCCCCGACGAGCGCTCCTCTGCCCTGCTCGTCCTCGAAGACGACGTGAAGATGGTCACGACCGCGAGCCAGCGCGCTTACACGGACACCGAGTTGAAGATCACCGGCACGGAGGGCCAGATCGAACTCCAGCCGGCGTTCCACGGGGAGGTGACCCTCCGGCTCTCGCGAAACGACCTGCAGGTGCAGGTCGACCACGAGACCTTCGACGCCGAAGAGGAGATGCGTGAGGAGTTCGACTACTTCGCCGATCGGGTCCTGACCGGAGAGGACATCCGCCCCGACGGGCGCCACGGGCTCGAGGACATGCGCATCATCCGGGCGATCCACGAGGCCGCCGAGGGCGGCGACGTCGTCGAACTGTAG
- a CDS encoding magnesium transporter yields the protein MADTAEVQLALSTAPSPGERFRTLPWSRQREVFFQLSHPTQADIVADLSRQQLHRFVRRLDPDEATDVLALTDERPREAILRRLDEDRRRNIEFLLEFDPESAAGIMHIDYVTVDSHSSFADVTRRVRRYEDRTDRFPTILVTENGRLIGELPGQALAMDTGDSEAITDYVQETPTAGFDDDREDVLEVFRANPESTVAVLDQEDDGETVIGVIDAEDVLRIVEEEANRTLYEFTGVVEEESVLDGALSKVRNRYKWLIVNLGTAFLAAAVVGLFEETIAAFTLLAVYMPVVAGMGGNAGTQSMAVTVRGLALEQVSLSTGGRAVLNEILAGGANGAITGVLVAAIATVFNQSPLLGLVLGTSMVLNLVIAGFFGTVIPLVLDRLEVDPATSATIFITTATDVLGFFIFLGLARAILGV from the coding sequence ATGGCGGATACAGCCGAGGTTCAACTGGCATTATCGACGGCACCGTCGCCGGGAGAGCGGTTTCGGACCCTCCCGTGGTCGCGCCAACGGGAGGTGTTCTTCCAGTTGTCCCATCCGACCCAAGCGGACATCGTCGCGGACCTGAGTCGCCAGCAGCTCCACCGGTTCGTCCGTCGCCTCGATCCGGACGAGGCGACCGACGTCCTCGCGCTGACCGACGAGAGGCCTCGGGAGGCGATCCTCCGCCGCCTCGACGAGGATCGGCGCCGAAACATCGAGTTTCTCCTCGAGTTCGACCCCGAGAGCGCGGCGGGGATCATGCATATCGACTACGTCACGGTCGACAGCCACAGCAGTTTCGCGGACGTGACCCGACGGGTCCGTCGCTACGAGGACCGGACGGATCGGTTCCCGACGATCCTCGTGACCGAAAACGGGCGACTGATCGGCGAGTTGCCCGGCCAGGCGCTCGCGATGGACACCGGCGATTCGGAGGCCATCACCGACTACGTCCAGGAGACGCCGACCGCCGGGTTCGACGACGACCGGGAGGACGTCCTCGAAGTCTTCCGTGCGAACCCCGAGAGCACGGTGGCGGTCCTCGATCAGGAGGACGATGGGGAGACGGTCATCGGGGTTATCGACGCCGAGGACGTCCTCCGGATCGTCGAGGAGGAGGCGAACAGGACCCTCTACGAGTTTACGGGCGTCGTCGAGGAGGAAAGCGTCCTCGATGGCGCGCTCTCGAAGGTCCGCAATCGGTACAAATGGCTCATCGTCAACCTCGGGACGGCGTTTCTGGCCGCGGCCGTCGTCGGGCTGTTCGAGGAAACGATCGCCGCGTTCACGCTGCTTGCCGTCTACATGCCGGTCGTGGCCGGAATGGGCGGCAACGCGGGAACGCAGTCGATGGCCGTAACGGTACGCGGACTCGCCCTGGAGCAGGTCTCGCTGTCGACCGGCGGGCGGGCGGTCCTCAACGAGATCCTCGCCGGCGGGGCCAACGGGGCGATCACCGGTGTGCTGGTCGCGGCGATCGCGACAGTGTTCAATCAGAGCCCGCTGTTGGGCCTCGTTCTGGGCACCTCGATGGTGTTGAACCTCGTGATCGCCGGGTTCTTCGGGACGGTCATCCCGCTGGTGCTCGATCGCCTCGAGGTCGACCCGGCGACCTCCGCGACGATCTTCATCACGACCGCGACGGACGTGCTCGGGTTTTTCATCTTCCTCGGGTTGGCGCGGGCGATCCTCGGCGTCTGA
- a CDS encoding urease accessory protein UreF has translation MGGTDDGGLLSALRLADSFLPVGSYTLSYGLETFVEEDRVADADDLRGLLADYLRGQVGPCDMVALSVAHRAAREGDRERLARIDDRLHATLLAREFRESSLTSGKRLLDVVAGERAFVDEYAAQVGDSVRGHFPTALGVVTARKGLSEREARLVCGYAFVTGLLGAAQRLLRLGHSEVQRVLHGLFPVIEDVEREAAGRGLEALRSCTPLIDVQGMCHERADRRLFVS, from the coding sequence ATGGGCGGGACGGACGACGGCGGCCTACTTTCGGCGCTCAGGCTCGCCGACTCGTTTCTGCCGGTTGGCTCCTATACCCTCTCGTACGGCCTCGAAACGTTCGTCGAGGAGGACCGGGTCGCGGACGCCGACGATCTGCGGGGGCTGCTGGCGGACTACCTTCGCGGGCAGGTCGGTCCCTGTGACATGGTCGCGCTCTCTGTGGCCCACCGAGCGGCCCGCGAGGGGGACCGAGAGCGCCTCGCACGGATTGACGATCGACTGCACGCGACGCTGCTCGCACGCGAGTTCCGCGAGAGTTCGCTGACGTCGGGCAAACGGTTGCTTGACGTCGTCGCCGGGGAACGCGCGTTCGTCGACGAGTACGCGGCCCAAGTCGGGGACTCGGTTCGCGGTCACTTTCCGACCGCACTCGGCGTCGTGACCGCGAGAAAAGGGCTCTCCGAGCGTGAAGCCCGACTCGTCTGTGGGTACGCCTTCGTCACCGGCCTGTTGGGGGCGGCCCAGCGCCTCCTCCGGCTGGGCCACAGCGAGGTTCAGCGCGTCCTCCATGGCCTCTTTCCGGTCATCGAGGATGTCGAGCGCGAGGCGGCGGGCCGGGGTCTGGAGGCGCTTCGCTCGTGTACGCCGCTGATCGACGTACAGGGAATGTGCCACGAACGGGCCGACCGTCGGCTGTTCGTCAGTTGA
- a CDS encoding urease accessory protein UreE yields MIVVRETLGTVEELAGKREHHEERGTLERITVDERERNRSRFKTELEDGTELGIVLGDHELSPGDVLVADDERMVVVEFERREVLVVSVPEMNWKEALELGHHMGNQHWELAVRGDELLVPIVGERRLMERTLREELSEGATIGTEAVDPALFDDATADHDHAHGHPHGEH; encoded by the coding sequence GTGATCGTCGTCCGCGAGACACTCGGCACCGTCGAGGAACTGGCCGGGAAACGAGAGCACCACGAGGAGCGAGGAACCCTCGAACGGATCACCGTCGACGAGCGCGAGCGGAACCGCTCGCGGTTCAAGACCGAACTCGAAGACGGCACCGAACTGGGGATCGTCCTCGGGGATCACGAGCTCTCGCCGGGGGACGTCCTCGTCGCGGACGACGAGCGAATGGTCGTCGTCGAGTTCGAGCGTCGGGAGGTGCTCGTGGTCTCGGTCCCCGAGATGAACTGGAAGGAGGCGCTCGAACTGGGTCACCACATGGGCAACCAACACTGGGAACTCGCGGTCCGCGGCGACGAACTGCTGGTCCCGATCGTCGGCGAGCGCCGGCTGATGGAGCGAACCCTCCGCGAGGAGCTGTCCGAGGGCGCGACGATCGGGACCGAGGCGGTCGACCCGGCGCTGTTCGACGACGCGACGGCAGACCACGACCACGCGCACGGCCATCCCCACGGTGAGCACTGA
- a CDS encoding urease accessory protein UreD, which produces MTRSVPAAFEGYAAEELPTPAGSPGKDGRLELTLAPDTEGVTRAVHEYVEVPFHLTRGLYHDPVPGLLTRCIQTPTGGVAQGDRHRTEVVAKQGTKAHVTAQSATKVQSMTRNYARLAVDLEVEEGAYLEYLPEPVILHEGTRCLQTADVTLHEGGTLLFSDVVVPGRLARGECFAYDRYRSRLCVDAPDGTPLVYDALDLAPDERSPQSPGVLGEFAVVGTLYALGVEDPDAITDRIHDRLDSEAHAGVSLAPGDRGVIVRALGERRAPVTDALREAWAAIRESHLGARIPEGRP; this is translated from the coding sequence ATGACCCGGTCGGTGCCCGCCGCCTTCGAGGGATATGCCGCCGAGGAGCTTCCGACCCCGGCCGGTTCGCCCGGCAAGGACGGCCGCCTCGAACTCACGCTCGCGCCCGATACCGAGGGCGTGACGCGAGCGGTCCACGAGTACGTCGAGGTGCCCTTCCACCTCACCCGCGGGTTGTATCACGACCCCGTTCCGGGGCTTCTCACCCGCTGTATCCAGACGCCGACCGGCGGGGTCGCACAGGGGGATCGCCATCGGACCGAGGTCGTCGCGAAACAGGGTACAAAGGCCCACGTCACCGCCCAGAGTGCGACGAAAGTCCAGTCGATGACCCGGAACTACGCCCGACTCGCGGTCGACCTCGAAGTCGAGGAGGGGGCGTACCTCGAGTACCTGCCCGAGCCGGTGATCCTCCACGAGGGGACCCGGTGTCTGCAGACGGCCGACGTGACGCTTCACGAGGGCGGAACGCTCCTGTTCTCGGACGTCGTCGTCCCCGGTCGCTTGGCGCGCGGTGAGTGCTTCGCGTACGACCGCTATCGCTCCAGACTGTGCGTCGATGCGCCGGACGGAACGCCGCTCGTGTACGACGCGCTCGATCTCGCACCCGACGAGCGCTCGCCCCAGTCGCCGGGCGTCCTCGGCGAGTTCGCAGTGGTGGGGACCCTCTACGCACTCGGGGTCGAGGACCCCGATGCGATAACGGACCGGATCCACGACCGACTCGACAGCGAGGCCCACGCGGGTGTGAGCCTCGCTCCCGGCGACCGAGGCGTGATCGTCCGCGCGCTCGGTGAGCGCCGAGCCCCGGTGACCGACGCACTCCGGGAGGCCTGGGCCGCCATCCGGGAGTCGCATCTAGGAGCACGGATCCCGGAGGGCCGGCCGTGA
- the ureG gene encoding urease accessory protein UreG: MSSGPTHRDVPTVGIGGPVGSGKTALIKRLVPRLREAGLEIGVIANDILTQEDAEQFKRAFADDLPEDLVVGVETGACPHTGIREDPSMNLAAIDSFLEAYPDLDLVVLESGGDNLAATFNPELADYYAFVISTAEGDDIPRKRGPGVVEADLLVINKTDLAEHVGADLDVMRTDAADVREGPSLFTNCKTGDGIDEVVADIEQRVLF, from the coding sequence ATGAGCAGCGGACCGACCCACCGGGACGTACCCACTGTGGGAATCGGCGGCCCCGTCGGCTCGGGGAAGACGGCGCTGATCAAACGGCTCGTTCCCCGACTCCGCGAGGCGGGTCTGGAGATCGGTGTGATCGCAAACGACATCCTCACCCAGGAGGACGCAGAGCAGTTCAAACGGGCCTTTGCGGACGACCTCCCCGAGGATCTCGTCGTCGGCGTCGAGACCGGCGCGTGTCCACACACCGGGATCAGGGAGGACCCCTCGATGAACCTCGCGGCGATCGACTCGTTCCTCGAAGCGTATCCCGACCTCGATCTCGTGGTGCTGGAAAGCGGCGGGGACAACCTCGCGGCGACGTTCAACCCCGAGCTCGCCGATTACTACGCCTTCGTCATCTCGACGGCAGAGGGAGACGATATCCCCCGGAAACGTGGCCCGGGCGTCGTCGAGGCCGACCTGCTCGTGATCAACAAGACCGACCTCGCAGAACACGTCGGGGCGGATCTGGACGTGATGCGGACCGACGCCGCCGACGTGCGCGAGGGACCCTCGCTGTTTACGAACTGCAAGACCGGCGACGGGATCGACGAGGTGGTGGCGGACATCGAACAGCGGGTGCTCTTTTGA
- a CDS encoding urease subunit gamma, with protein sequence MNLTPKEEERLTLFNVAQMARRRKDRGVPLNHPESVAYIADWVCEGAREGKRVAELRSEATQLLTREDVMEGVPSMIDMVQVEPVFPDGTKLVTVHDPIRLEGGEDE encoded by the coding sequence ATGAACCTAACACCCAAAGAAGAAGAACGCCTCACGCTGTTCAACGTCGCACAGATGGCACGCCGTCGCAAGGACCGCGGCGTGCCGCTCAACCACCCCGAATCCGTCGCTTACATCGCCGACTGGGTCTGTGAGGGCGCCCGCGAGGGCAAACGCGTCGCCGAATTGCGCTCGGAGGCGACCCAGTTGCTCACCCGTGAGGACGTCATGGAGGGCGTCCCGTCGATGATCGACATGGTGCAAGTCGAGCCCGTCTTCCCCGACGGGACGAAGCTCGTGACCGTCCACGACCCCATTCGGCTCGAAGGAGGTGAGGACGAATGA
- the ureC gene encoding urease subunit alpha, which produces MMREIDRDRYARLYGPTEGDRLRLADTDLIAEVERDHTAKGDESVFGGGKTLRDGMGMTSGVTSAEGALDWVLTNVTVIDPVLGIEKGDLGIKDGRTVGLGSAGNPETMDGVDEELIVGPSTDAIPGEGLIATPGGIDVHVHFNTPQLADHAIASGITTMMGGGFGGGATTATPGPRNIEMLLRAADEWPVNVGVYGKGSSSRPEPLREQVEAGACGMKVHEDWGATPAAIDTCLSVAEETDVQVCLHTDTLNESGFVEETFDAIDGRTIHTFHIEGAGGGHAPDVLELVGHPHMLPSSTNPSMPFTTNTFDEHLDMVMVCHHLNPDVPEDVAFAESRIRAETLGAEDVLHDRGAISMMATDSMAMGRQAELISRTWQTADKMKRQRGPLSADEGSDNDNARILRYIAKYTINPAITAGISSHVGSLEPGKLADVALWKPAFFGIKPEWVLKGGYPASANMGEANGSLMTCEPKRQRPWFGAEGTARHATSMTFVSGAAAEAGVGDEYGLQSEVVPVEDTRPLSKEDMVHNTYCPDDLEVDSETFEVFIGGEPVTAEPAEELPLTQRYLL; this is translated from the coding sequence CTGATGCGGGAGATCGACCGCGACCGGTACGCCCGGCTGTACGGGCCCACGGAGGGCGACCGCCTGCGACTCGCGGACACCGACCTGATCGCCGAGGTCGAGCGCGATCACACGGCGAAGGGTGACGAGAGCGTCTTCGGCGGCGGAAAGACCCTGCGGGACGGCATGGGGATGACCTCGGGCGTCACGAGCGCCGAGGGCGCCCTCGACTGGGTGCTGACCAACGTCACCGTGATCGACCCCGTACTGGGCATCGAGAAGGGCGATCTGGGGATCAAGGACGGACGTACCGTCGGCCTCGGCTCCGCGGGCAACCCCGAGACGATGGACGGCGTCGACGAGGAGCTGATCGTCGGCCCGAGCACCGACGCGATCCCCGGCGAGGGCCTGATCGCCACCCCCGGCGGGATCGACGTCCACGTCCACTTCAACACGCCGCAACTCGCTGACCACGCCATCGCAAGCGGGATCACGACGATGATGGGCGGGGGCTTCGGCGGCGGGGCGACCACCGCGACCCCCGGCCCTCGAAACATCGAGATGCTGTTGCGGGCCGCCGACGAGTGGCCCGTCAACGTCGGCGTCTACGGGAAGGGATCCTCGAGTCGGCCCGAGCCCCTCAGAGAGCAGGTCGAGGCCGGCGCCTGCGGAATGAAGGTTCACGAGGATTGGGGAGCGACCCCCGCCGCGATCGATACCTGCCTCTCGGTCGCCGAGGAGACCGACGTGCAGGTCTGTCTTCACACCGACACTCTCAACGAGTCGGGCTTCGTCGAGGAAACCTTCGACGCAATCGACGGGCGGACGATCCACACCTTCCACATCGAGGGCGCCGGCGGGGGCCACGCGCCGGACGTCCTCGAGCTCGTGGGCCATCCCCACATGCTGCCCTCCTCGACGAACCCCTCGATGCCGTTTACCACCAACACGTTCGACGAGCACCTCGATATGGTGATGGTCTGTCATCACCTCAACCCGGACGTCCCCGAGGACGTCGCCTTCGCCGAGTCGCGCATCCGCGCGGAGACGCTCGGCGCCGAGGACGTCTTGCACGATCGCGGCGCGATCAGCATGATGGCGACCGACTCGATGGCGATGGGTCGCCAGGCCGAGCTGATCTCTCGCACCTGGCAGACTGCCGATAAGATGAAGCGCCAGCGCGGGCCCCTGTCCGCCGACGAGGGAAGCGACAACGACAACGCCCGTATCCTCCGGTATATCGCCAAATACACCATCAATCCCGCGATCACGGCGGGGATCAGCTCCCATGTGGGATCGCTCGAACCCGGCAAGCTCGCAGACGTCGCGCTCTGGAAGCCCGCGTTCTTCGGGATCAAACCCGAATGGGTTCTGAAAGGTGGGTATCCCGCCTCGGCGAACATGGGCGAGGCCAACGGCTCGCTGATGACCTGCGAGCCCAAACGCCAGCGCCCCTGGTTCGGTGCGGAGGGAACGGCCCGTCACGCCACCAGCATGACGTTCGTCAGCGGTGCGGCCGCCGAGGCCGGCGTCGGCGACGAATACGGCCTCCAGTCGGAGGTCGTTCCAGTAGAAGACACCCGCCCACTCTCGAAGGAGGACATGGTGCACAACACGTACTGTCCCGACGATCTCGAGGTCGATTCGGAGACCTTCGAGGTGTTCATCGGCGGCGAGCCGGTGACCGCCGAGCCCGCCGAGGAACTGCCCCTGACCCAGCGCTACCTGCTCTAA
- a CDS encoding urease subunit beta: MNPGELLPADGTVRINEGRETANVAVENTGDRPVQVGSHVHFFEVNPALAFDREASYGMRLDVPAGTATRFEPGDRQEVDLVAIGGDRVIYGMHGLVDGDLDVEQAGALERARESGFGGAD, translated from the coding sequence ATGAACCCGGGCGAGTTACTGCCGGCCGACGGGACGGTTCGGATCAACGAGGGTCGTGAGACGGCGAACGTCGCCGTCGAGAACACGGGCGATCGGCCCGTGCAGGTCGGCTCGCACGTTCACTTCTTCGAGGTCAACCCCGCACTGGCGTTCGATCGGGAGGCGAGCTATGGAATGCGCCTAGACGTTCCTGCGGGCACCGCGACCCGGTTCGAGCCGGGCGACCGCCAGGAAGTCGATCTGGTGGCGATCGGCGGGGATCGAGTGATCTACGGGATGCACGGGCTCGTCGACGGTGATCTCGATGTGGAACAAGCGGGCGCACTCGAACGTGCCCGCGAGAGCGGCTTCGGCGGGGCGGACTGA